The window TTTAAGTTATGAGAATTTTGGTTTGTTCCCATCAGGACGACTCACATGTGTTAGCCTTGTAATGGTGGTTAGTTAATGTTGGCGTTTTCAATCTCTACAAACAATTACTTCAAGAATTGTGTTTCTCCTTTATGAATGTATTCTGTTTCTCTTACAGCCTGACAGACcatccttccccagctcagGAATCCATCATCCCATTTCTCCTCTGTATGCTTTCCAGAACGTCCTGGAATCGACACACAGCAAAAATGCCAATTCACAATGTCCAGTCCCAAAGGCAGGCACTTTGACGTTTTTGTTTAGTTAAGAATGTGACAACATAAAATACCAAAGCATAATGTTGTGActatttctcaaaatatttgctgtatATACTTTAGGCTCCCTGTCCTGAATGTTATCCTGTTAGTCATAGCTCATGCTTGTCCTCATGGTGCTTATTCTTGCAGGCTTtgctgcacagcagagctgtgtgaggGGCAGAAACATTAACCCCCAGGCAGTTGCTCTCTGGATGTGCTCACGGGTGGGGACTGTCAGATCTGGAGTAACTCTTTAACctgcagctctgtctctgcaggTTCAGTTCAACACACAGCTTTCCAAATTGAATCGATGTTCAGATGCTCAGACAGTGACTGCAACCAGCCATCCAGCAAACAAAGAGAAGTAAGTGTCATCTGCATTTTCAGTACTTTTTGATTATTTATAAAGCCATTTGTCATCTTTGTGTGTTTGGAACTGAGCAAAATTATTCTAGTACAAGCTAGTCCTGGGATCTGCCTTTGTTAATAACAGAAGAAGGAATGTGCTTTCAGGAGTGGGTCCAAAGGAACAAAAGTTCGGTGTTCCTCTCAGTGACAGATCTAAGCTATCAGGTGCTGGGTCACTCAAAAAATTAGTTCTAGGCTGTTCTTAACCTACCCTTTCACGGCTTAACTTTAAATGGTACAGTTCataggaacacagtagttgcaCTTCAGAGTTCTGAACTAGTCTGTAGCCACAGCTGCTGTAAGGCACTGATTGCAAACTgcatttgctttaaattttaattagaGTTTTTATTTCTAGTGGTGATCCTTTGGGGCTGGAATCCAAGTACTTCAAGAAAAAAGATGACAGCATTCCTTTACGAGGGCTTAGTCAGAACACGCTTAACTCGGGTATGTATGAAACAGTAGAACTAAACCTTATGTGAAATGTACTGGAAGGGCAGTGACAGACACGGCTCTATGAAGTGTCCTTTGTGCTGTTCCACAGAGTACCTGAGACCGTACTTGCCGGCCAAAGCCCACCCAGCACCCAAAGCTGCAGGAACACCGGCCTCGGCTTATTTCCCTGGATAAGAGACAGGGTTCTGACTGTGCGAGTCGTCTTTTACCCAGGTTGGGGGAGCCTTGAATGTCCTGTAATAAGTGTGTTAGTAGAGTATTGATGTGAACTGACATCATTTTATAAGCCAGTTTTCTTTGAGAAAGGTCTATTAACAGACTTGGGTGATGTTTCAGGGTACTGGAGCCTGTGGAGAAGGTAAAGCTTTAAGCAGTCTTAGTGGGACCAACATGGACAATTTTCTGTTAGTATATTGTTGACCCTGTAATCATCCTAAAACCCTACCAAAGTGATCTGACTTTTTTCCAGCAAGTGAAACATACATTCCCTGAGTGTGAACACTTATCTGTGAAGTTCTGGGTTTTGATTCCTTTCAGAGAAATGATGAGGCAAGTGGAAAGTGCTGCAGAACGGGCCTGTGCTGTCAGTTTGAGTGGTGGTCAAGCTCATAAATTAGCACAAGTGCCTtacattttagttttaaaaacttGCTTAATTTTCGAACCAGCTTAACAGaattataaataatattaaacaTGCTAAATTGCTTCACTGAAGgtagaaaacttaaaaattctCACTTTGGTTCCCCTAACTTTTCTGTTAATCTCGCAGAATTACAGTCCACAGGGCACCAACATTATCAAGTGAAGTATCTGAATAGTTAACTATTGACAAGTAACACAACAtctaaaagatattttatttttacaaatcaTATGTTACAACTTGTAGGACTGTACAGAAATTTAAGATAGTCTGTTTGGCTTGTTCTGTTGTCTGGGTTCAAATGCCAAATCATGAAACAACCCCTTCTGTGCCATGTTTTAACACAATGAGCAGGCATGTACTTATACACTTAGAATGACTATTTACATACTTCTGTTAAATAACTAAGGTAAAAGATATGGAATATCTTCAAGTGCAGCCCTAGGATTGTACATTTAAGTGGTTTGTTTTGCCATTGAAATGTGTACATTTGTTTATAAATCAGCACTGTGTTAGTGTATAGTCACTGTTTTTGGCAGGTGTAAGTTTCAATAGAAATATTAAATGGTTTTTATGAAAAGCTGTGATTAGTAATGTTTTAAAAGtaccaaatatttttaagttacCAAAATTCCCAAATGAGGTAAGTGCCAGAACCACACTTTTATTCACCCTTTTTCTGCTATTTTCTTCCTAGTTTATTTCTTTCCCCATCCAACATACAATCACCCCTGACAGCCACCCTGTGCTTACAGTCTTGTATTTCTGTGTCAGTCAGTGTAAATGACTGAATGTGCTGCTTCTCTCAAGGTACAGATGAGCTGCTCCCAAAGGAAGCTGCTGAATACAGGGTGGCAGCAGCTTTCCCAATCTCCTGGGCCTCTTTAcatgaaacacaaacaaaagcaaagcaggcCGGGGTGTCTGACAGCCCTGCACACAGCAAAGGCTGCCTGGTGTAACTGACCCGGCCAAGGAGCCAACTGCAGCCAGCCCGTGCTGCTGGACAGCAGGGACAATTCCAAGGCTGCTTTCTCTCACACACATCACCCTGCTGGACCTGAACTCGGGATGACTTTGCCCACCTGCTGAAGTATAACATACATGCACTACAGCACTTCAATTAGGGTGTTAAGAGAGATtaacaattatttaaaaattcattaaaatattcaacTTTATTAACAGtatatttacataatttttttcctgctcttggtCAACCCATGGTGAATGTTCAAAGGTAAAAAAGCATTAAGCAATAACCAcaagatgaaaacattttaaacctATACAATACTTTATACACAAATTTATACAAAGGAACACTTAAATAATACACCTGGACACAAAAATATACACTTTTAGAGAAATTCACATCAGTAATTGTATAAAGCTCTCTGTACTAAGGGTCCTGAAAATTTAGGACTAAAACTTTAGCTCTGTAATGCAAAAGGGGTATTTTGTGACAGTCCTCAAAAGGCCACTATATAGCACATGGACAGATTCAAGGCTATCAGCTTATAGTTCAGTCTGTGTATTCAAGTTTTGAGGTCCTTTATGATTTATGCAAACATCAGAAATATAGTGGTATAATAAACGGTACATAGGAAAGTAGAGTTTTAGAGCCAGTATTAAAATTTGTAGGCTCAAAACACCCACTTATTATTAATTAAACAAGTGTTTGACACTACTGTTTACTCAAAAATAGAAAGAGTAAATGCACTTAcataaaaaataacttttactGTTCAGCAAGCGTGCTCATGTGATTTTTATCAgtacaaacttaaaaaaaacctgcCATGTGACTTCTAAAAGAAATTATACCAATTCACCTCCTTACTTGAGTACATTTACATTAAGGCTTTGAATCATCTGACCcaggattttaaaatgaatggGTCCACACAGATGCCAGTATGTCTCACTGAGACGTAGCATGACTAGAATTAAAGCTCACCACCGTAAGGAAACAGGACACATGCTCATGCCGGGTCTCTACTTGTTGTCTCTGATCTAGAATGTAAGGTTAAGTTTAGCAGTAACAGTATTTCATGGCAAGAGACGAGTATGTAACACTGTGTTTATAAAAGTAAGTAAGTTTGTAGTTCAATGGCAACATCTTTGGAGAAAGTTCCTGTTTTAATTCCTACAGATCTCATGCAGAAAGATACTTCTTAAGATTACCTTAAGAAATTTTGATGCAATTGGAATGTGTACCCCAAACTGCTGATGAAGAATCCATAAGGTCTTCCTGGATTTTTGTCATACATTTGTATCTTGCAGTAATGGTTCTTTAGCTTCACCAGGAGCTTGTGGGCTGTGGggatggccatggctgccacaGTGTTTCTTCCAGTTGCTGGATCGTACATTTAGGTTTGTATGTTCAGGAATAAACAAGGCAACAAGTAGTGCCAACAGCACAGAACATGCTCCAAATAAGAATGGGGGTCCAGGAATTATGGAATTCTGAAAGCAACAACAGTAACACCAGAACATGTTAATGAGCCTTTAAACCCACATTAACCGGCTATAATTGCTAATCACCCCCATTTCTAGAGTGggaagagctgctccaggatACACTAGTCAGTACAGTGGAatgttttatgaaaaatgtgaaacaaaTGTTACATCCTAAGATTTCAGACAGGGAACACACAGTTCTTACTAATGGCTGACAACTTCCTTTTCTAGTGCAAATTCTTCCTGCTGAGTTTCCTCAACAAATTAGTATCTATTAGGaactaaaaaaaatagagagcTTGGTTAAAggacaataaaacaaaaacatacacCACTGGTACCACTGGTACACCAGTCCATCCTTCGCTCAAGGTATCCTCACAAGGGCCACAGTAGTCTATGACTATGAGCCGTATCTATTTGAAAGTTAAACTAAACCAATACATCCAGTTAAAAACAGATCAACAACCCTCCCTCTCCAAGAGGGACCTAAGAACCTCTTCCTCCATGCTTCCTTCACTCAGTTAATGTAATAAAATGTAATACAGCATCAAACTCAAGAACTGATGGGCACAAGATCCCTTCCTAACTTCTGTTATTTGGAAGCATTAAGTAAAAAACATACCTGTTGTAAATGGTATTGTGCAACCACACTACCTCCTGATGGTGATTCAGGCATGGGGAGTTCATTCAATTCAACGTGAAATATATAGAATATAAAACCATAAAGTGCTGGTCCTAAACCATTACATAGTCCTCGAATGCCTGTTATCATGCCTTGAACAACACCTGGGAAAAGTAAAAGACATTGTTTTAATCTAcctatatttatacatatatagtTAACTTTTTTTACtcaatcagatttttttcaccATCTAACTGATGCAAGCAGGAAAGCTCTAAATGGTGTTGCACTATGGGGAGCAATAAACAAAGAGCACGAAAAGCTTGTCATTATCATATATTCAAGTGGGTTTTCCATCTGCCTCTAGCACAGCAGTACTTGCCCTGCTGAGCTCATTCAGAGGCCAGGAGATACACAATATCCCTGCTGTCGCTGTCtcacacagcagtgacagcactgcATACAACAGTGAGGAAAAGGAACAGTGCATTACATTCACCAAGCATTTTGCTACTGTTGGGACCTGTTGAAGGTTCTGCCTCTGTGCCAGAAGTACGTGATGTGCACATACTGCAACTTTCAAGCACCTGGATTCACCCTTTGGTGCCCTGTGCTCAGGCATCTGGGCTGCCCTGCCAGCTGAGGCTGCCCTATGAGCCCTGTGACAAGACCCCAGTCTGTTTTCACAGTATCCTTCTATTAGAATTCCAAGAGCCAGGACAAAACCTACCCTGCTGGTCGGCGTCAGCAGTCCGTGAGACCAGGGCGCTGACAGCTGGGAAGGTGATGCTGGACATGGCTGCCACGGCGCCGGCTGCCCACATCATCCTGCAAAACAGCCCGGGGTCAGCGCTCTGCGTGGCTGGAGCGCCACCGGCAGCACGGGGGGAGTGCTGGATACACCTCACCCACACCTGGGTGTCTCCCTTGGAGAGAGGGTAAAGTGCAGACTAATGCAGTACCATTGAGAGACTAAAATGAAATGTACATACCATGGTTCTGATCCAAAGCCGTACCACGCAAGCTGGAGGATTTGAAATCCCAGGCCCAGTAGGatggtatttttatttccaatggATCGCATAAGTAAACTCAAAACTATTGTCTAacagagagggggggaaaagtaaaaaaaaaagtaaaatcagaaCACCAACATTTTATTCTAAATGTTAAAAACACAGATAAGGTGAGGGGTTaatgaatttaaaaagcaacaaaaacgCTGAAAACCTTTTATTCTCAATGTCAAATACAGGCAAATCAATTACTTTTAAAGTACAATTCTCCAGTAGCAGTTTGCCTCTACCAAAAAGATAGCAACTATTTAGCAAGTAAAATGACTGAACCATCACTCCTTTGATGCACAAAGGATTTAGTTTTCCCAACACAATATGCATCAGATATTAATGAACCAAACCCTGTTTGTCAAGTGGTTCTTTTCATCTAAGATGAAGTAAGTGCTAATAAATTAAGAGATTTATTAAAAGCAGCTAACAAAGGTGAGTCACATTTATGGAACGATTGTGTTCCCAAAGTTTTCCACAGTTCTTCATTCTTTTGAACTTACAAAATCAGTTACACAGAGAGCACTAACTCACCTGTGCAATAATGGAAAGAATCCCAAGGACTGCTATAAATGCTGCAACACTTTCAGATGAAAATCCCATTATCTATATTAAAAAAGGCAATTGGTTATTAACTGTACACCACGTATGATGTCACATACACAGTGAGGGAACACACAACGCAGAAGACCTGTATGATTCAGTTCCCCCTTACCCTTAGAAAATCTAAGTCATGGAGttcattttgtttgaattaaataaagcaaatataCGGAAATAAAGGGGCGTAAATAGAAAACGAATAGTTTCctccaaaaataaaaccagttttaatATATTGAACCCTGTAGTCCCAAAACAATGCAAATAACTACAAGAAACTGTTTTACAACTCATTCAtcactctgctttctttttgtatctctataaagagaggaaaacagaacagcaaaagGTCTTAAttcagctgctggaagcttTTAAAGCTACTAGTTATCTATACATTCTGTACTAATTCAGCAATTCTGAAAACTTCCCTAAATCCTGTGAATTTACTTTCGTTCAAACCCATACCAAAATGTTACATTACCTGTCTGAGGTATAGGAAGAAGCTGGAATATTGACCTGCCTCAGGGAGGTAGGAAAGAAAGACTGTTATGCAGATTAGCAGCACAATGGAGTCCTGGCCGACTTTCTTCAGTGACTACAGcaagaaaaaagtataaaatattacaaaatactCAATCTTCATTTTGATAAAGCATCCCTAGCTGAAAAGCCTAACAATGAAGCTGTTATGTGGCACCACCAAAGCATTCCCTGCATGTTTAACAAGATTGTTGGCAAAAGTATTAGCAGTGAAGCAAGGTCaagtttgaaaaaataaaggctTTGTTTTCAAGCTTGAAACATAGTAAAATTCAGCCTCTTCCCTGTCACCAAAGCTCAATATCTATGAGTAACAACATATTCCCTATTTAAGTAGCTTACTGCAAAGGGGTCAGCCTGCTCCCACGAAATGGGTGCTCCCCAGGATGCTGGCCTCATCTTCTCTGGCAGCGATTCTGGGACAGCAACAAGGATAAAACAAATGTCCAGCAAGGCTATTGCTGTAGCCAAGACCACAACCAGGCTGTCGCCATAGACTCGACCAAGGTAGGCACCGATAGCAGGGCTGGTGACTAAACTTGCTGCAAAAGTTGCTGAAACCTGCAACAAATCACAGCTGGTAAGATTTTCAGTGACACAAGTCAGCAGTGTTATTACCTACACTTCCTCTTTTTCAGAAGCCTAACCATTGGCATCAGGTAGTGATCAAAAGTAGCCTTTTTACTGTGTCTATGTGATGGCAGCTCTTAATTCCAGACAATCacaatttttcaagaaaaactttcttttttttaatgattggACAGCAAGGTGAGGCTTACAGCACTCTTGCATGTACTGACATAATTAGGCTTAATTAATTCTAGAGTCTGCTGATATCTCTGAGAAGCAAGGAGCTGTATTTAGGTGCAGAATATTCTAGACATACAAGACCGGATGACAGGAccaattaaacagaaaaacctgactcaaaattaaaatcaacttgccacagaagaaacaaacatgTGGCTTAAGAAAAGCATtacactgactgaagagttcaGTACTGCATACTGCAGGAAAAGAGCCAAAATAATACATACCAAACCATAGGCCATGCTTCTTTCATGTTCTTGGGTTATGTCTGCTACATATGCAAAAACTACAGAAAACGTCACTGCAAAAACTCCAGACACGGAGATAACAGCAAAGTACCACCTAAAACATGATTAAAAAAGTTAGAATAGccaaacagaaaccaaaagTCTATTCAATCCAAGTGCAGTCCAACAGTAAATCACCTTGTCCAACTTATCCTGACAATTTATTAAGATAATCTTGGATAAAGCTGATGTGAATGTGTCTTGATAGAGGTATGTGACGACTCCTCAGTGCACAGAGTTCAAAAAGTATGATTTTGTAACATCTACAAAAAGCTGTTGTGATTAAGTACTACTGAGAAATGAAGGGTTCAACTAATAAATGCAACTGATCTATTACCCAAAGCATATTGGGAACTTCAGTATTTTGAGAATCTGGTCACGGAAAGGCCTCAACATTAGCCATATCTTTATGCTATGGGCATTAGCATTTGAAACCTTAATCTACATTTAAGAAACAAGCTCTTCCGAAGAGGGATGAATGATGTGTGTGAtcagagagaaaacaggaaaggcTGATGATGCTCCcggaacagctggagctgccccgtgtcagggcaggcagctcctgctgccacaccctcgggcacagcacagggctcagcCTCTGAATCAGGCCCTACCTGGGGGATGTTCAGCCAGTTCGGAGGTTACTGACTTGCCCACAGCATGAAAGCTGGTGGATTTTAGAACTTGAGAAACAAAAGTGTAAAAGTACAACAACATTTTATGTCACAAATGGTGACTTCATGCACTTGTGTTAGGTGAGGTTTTAAGTTCGACTCAGCTGGTCAGTATTTGAGTACTGTGGCCACAACACAGAAGTGCAGTTTCCATGACAGCGTTCTCTCAGTGTTTGCAcatgtgctggagcagcacacaGCGCTTACAGCACACGGACCAGAACCAGCAGCTAATAAAATCCTGACCAAGGCTTTTGGCTTCATAGCAGCTGTTTCAGTTTGACTCTGTTTCCCCGACTTTGCACAGAAGTAACACAAAGTCTCAACCTTCTGTGAAGCATGAACAACATTTATCAACAGCGCTACGAACATACACATTAGATGCAGCCTTAACAAGAAACAGCAAATCTACTGTGAAAAAATTTACTAACCATGGGCTGATCTTCATTAGTGGTATTGGTGCACAGGTGAAAAATACTGTTAGCAGCAAGAAGGACTTTCGTCCCCACACATCGGACAGGGCGCCGATGAGTGGGGCACTGAGAAACGATAATAAGCCCTaagtgaagaaaacatttgaagTTAGAACTAAGTGGTTAGACTCGTGATAGCTGAGCACACCATAGTCTGAGAACAGCCTGGGCTCCATTTTGATTCAAGTCAATGGCTAATGCATCAAAGGCAACGTGACCAAGCATTACTGATTTTCTATCCTACATCTGGTTACGTAAAATCGAGATGTTACCCCAAAACTACACAAAATTCAAAATGCAGATGATCCAGTTCTAACAGCAGTTTTATGAATTGTGTTTTACAGTCCTATTGATTTAGAATTCACACAAACCTAAGTAATTGAAAATACTCTACTGCAGCAACAAGCTCCAAGTGAAAAATTACCAGCCTTTAGCACCATATGCATGATCTGGGATTAGTCAACTACCTTTTTTTGCTCAACCCAAACAGCAGACACAGACCAAGCAATACTTTACTAAAAGTGAATTGACACATATTTGTCTTTGTAGCAATGATTTGCTCCCCTATTTTATTTATACTCCGAAAGCCATACCGAAAAACCTTTTGAATGTTTCTCTCAATTGGCATTCATTTCTATATTCCTCCCACCACTCACTTTAAATTGTACTTTTGATTAACTTCTGTCAGCTTACCTTTACTCCTTGAATTAGACCATTCATTAGAAATGTATGTTTTGGGAAGGTTTCATGCAAaacctggaaaagaaatatgaacACTGTCATTTACACAATATTAACTACGAGTATTGCTCATGATACATCCAATTTTATGATGCAcagtacttttttattttcacagaatacagaggggggaaagaaaaaggcaagtcACAAATAGCGTATTTCATTTTCAATGCGCATGGAAGGTACTTTGGGATTTCAGCGTCTGAAATCTAAACAGACTATAGAGAACCTGGAGAATTATCTCAGACCTGACTTTCCACATGTTACTGTGTCATCTGTTAAGGactggggagagagggaggagagacaTCACTGTTTGAAGTGCCTCTGAGTTCAGTGAGCAGACCCCAGAGATGCAGGTCTGAGTCTGACCAGTGCCAGTCTGCAGGTGTCACTCACAGATTAAATCCAAATTAAAAGCAACCAACtacatgagaaaataatttggtgCAAACATGTTGGTATGACTGTCTCACTAATCACAGGGATCCTCCGACTGGAGAAACAGGGTCTGTGCTCTGAAGCTTCTGTTCAAAACACAGCCAGGTCAGCAAAGATTTCCCTATCTACACACACACTTGCATAATGTTACAAAACTTTAAGTACTTTTGTTTGCCCTTATATTTGTAATGTGCCAACTTTTTGTGGAATCTTGACAGGGAATTTAACATCCTTTTTACTGTCTTACTGGTTTTGATGCCCCAAATCAAGCAGCAGTCAGAAAACACTTCCATGCAAGCTTCAGTGTTAGCAGACTTGCACGTGAACAGCTACACTACACCATTACACTGCTTTAATGAAAGaatttgaaatttttaataCCATCTAAAATTACAGAACTTTTCACTTGCACAACAGAGCAGCTCAAAGATAtacaattttcatttaatttagaAAGGTCAGTGCCTTTCAAGTAATTGCTCCGTATCCCATACAGCAAGAAAAAGCTCCAAAGAATCACTTACCACCAGAGTGGGAGCTGTCAGAAGTCCCCAAGCAAAAAACTCCAAGAAAATCACAATAACAGCATGGTAGACACTAGGTGAGCCTATTCCTTGAGgctaaaagaagagaaaggacagGTGATTAAAACATCTAACCATCTATTGGTTGTGAGAAATGCATTTGAACACTATAAATGGAAGGATTAACAATTAAACAGGAGTCAAAATTTGGGCATACAGTTATGCCCTAAGGCGAAACTCCTTTTTTTAACCCTTTGGTGCTAACATCCTGATGTGTCTTAACCATACTCTGCAGAATCCTTCACTGCCATCTCTAAATACTTTATCCTGCCAGACTGGGAAACAAGGATGCTACAGGGAAAACAGACTCTTCTTCAGAGAATTAGTTTCTTTTCTGAGAGAAGATTGCTTAAGTCTACACAATGCCATGTGGAATCAACTTTTCATGAttccaaaacacagcagtgttCACACTCAGCTACCCCAAAATGTAATTACC of the Pithys albifrons albifrons isolate INPA30051 chromosome 10, PitAlb_v1, whole genome shotgun sequence genome contains:
- the MFSD14A gene encoding hippocampus abundant transcript 1 protein; translated protein: MTQAGKKKKRAVNRSIMLAKKIIIKDGGTPQGIGSPSVYHAVIVIFLEFFAWGLLTAPTLVVLHETFPKHTFLMNGLIQGVKGLLSFLSAPLIGALSDVWGRKSFLLLTVFFTCAPIPLMKISPWWYFAVISVSGVFAVTFSVVFAYVADITQEHERSMAYGLVSATFAASLVTSPAIGAYLGRVYGDSLVVVLATAIALLDICFILVAVPESLPEKMRPASWGAPISWEQADPFASLKKVGQDSIVLLICITVFLSYLPEAGQYSSFFLYLRQIMGFSSESVAAFIAVLGILSIIAQTIVLSLLMRSIGNKNTILLGLGFQILQLAWYGFGSEPWMMWAAGAVAAMSSITFPAVSALVSRTADADQQGVVQGMITGIRGLCNGLGPALYGFIFYIFHVELNELPMPESPSGGSVVAQYHLQQNSIIPGPPFLFGACSVLLALLVALFIPEHTNLNVRSSNWKKHCGSHGHPHSPQAPGEAKEPLLQDTNV